Proteins from a genomic interval of Harpia harpyja isolate bHarHar1 chromosome 7, bHarHar1 primary haplotype, whole genome shotgun sequence:
- the ANGPTL7 gene encoding angiopoietin-related protein 7 isoform X1, whose amino-acid sequence MPARSTAQLAWLCIVTVSVAIYPVLLQKPPKRRTINGNAQSKMTGCCDEIKELKLQVANLSRMLQELSKKQEGDWVNVVMQVMELEGSTKQMESRLIDAESKYSEMNNQIDIMQLQAAQTVTQTSAVDAVYDCSSLYQRNYRISGVYKLPPDEFLGSPDLEVFCDMETDGGGWTIIQRRKVGLTSFNRDWKQYREGFGNIRGDFWLGNENIYRLSRRPTVLRVELEDWEGNIRYAQYNQFTLSNELNSYRLFVGNYTGNTGRDSLRYHNNTAFSTKDKDNDKCVDDCAQFRKGGYWYNCCTDSNLNGVYYRKGEHTKNMDGITWYGWHGSTYSLKRVEMKIRPEDFKP is encoded by the exons ATGCCAGCAAGATCGACTGCTCAGCTGGCATGGCTCTGCATTGTCACTGTCTCTGTGGCAATCTATCCAGTACTGCTGCAGAAGCCTCCTAAAAGGAGAACAATCAATGGGAATGCACAGTCCAAGATGACAGGCTGCTGCGATGAGATTAAGGAGCTCAAGCTGCAAGTGGCCAACCTTAGCAGAatgctgcaggagctgagcaaGAAGCAGGAAGGTGACTGGGTGAATGTGGTCATGCAGGTGATGGAGCTGGAAGGGAGCACCAAGCAGATGGAGTCCCGCCTCATTGATGCTGAGAGCAAATACTCCGAAATGAACAACCAGATAGATATCATGCAACTCCAGGCAGCTCAGACGGTCACACAAACTTCAGCTG TAGATGCTGTCTATGACTGCTCATCACTTTACCAGAGGAACTACCGAATCTCTGGTGTTTACAAGCTACCTCCTGATGAATTTTTGGGGAGTCCAGATCTGGAG GTGTTCTGTGACATGGAGACAGATGGAGGTGGCTGGACTATCATCCAAAGACGTAAAGTTGGTCTGACATCTTTCAATAGGGACTGGAAACAATACAGGGAAGGATTTGGCAATATTCGGGGAGATTTTTGGCTGGGAAATGAAAATATCTACCGACTTTCAAGACGCCCCACTGTTCTGCGGGTTGAGTTGGAG GACTGGGAAGGTAACATACGCTATGCACAATATAACCAATTCACCCTGAGCAACGAACTAAATAGCTATCGTCTTTTTGTGGGGAACTACACTGGCAACACAGGGCGTGACTCCCTAAGGTACCACAACAACACAGCCTTCAGCACGAAGGACAAGGACAATGACAAGTGCGTGGATGACTGTGCCCAGTTCCGTAAAG gtgGATATTGGTACAATTGCTGCACAGATTCCAATCTGAACGGGGTTTACTACCGCAAAGGAGAACATACCAAGAACATGGATGGCATCACCTGGTACGGATGGCATGGATCAACCTATTCATTGAAGAGAGTTGAGATGAAGATCCGGCCAGAGGATTTCAAACCGTAG
- the ANGPTL7 gene encoding angiopoietin-related protein 7 isoform X2, with amino-acid sequence MPARSTAQLAWLCIVTVSVAIYPVLLQKPPKRRTINGNAQSKMTGCCDEIKELKLQVANLSRMLQELSKKQEGDWVNVVMQVMELEGSTKQMESRLIDAESKYSEMNNQIDIMQLQAAQTVTQTSADAVYDCSSLYQRNYRISGVYKLPPDEFLGSPDLEVFCDMETDGGGWTIIQRRKVGLTSFNRDWKQYREGFGNIRGDFWLGNENIYRLSRRPTVLRVELEDWEGNIRYAQYNQFTLSNELNSYRLFVGNYTGNTGRDSLRYHNNTAFSTKDKDNDKCVDDCAQFRKGGYWYNCCTDSNLNGVYYRKGEHTKNMDGITWYGWHGSTYSLKRVEMKIRPEDFKP; translated from the exons ATGCCAGCAAGATCGACTGCTCAGCTGGCATGGCTCTGCATTGTCACTGTCTCTGTGGCAATCTATCCAGTACTGCTGCAGAAGCCTCCTAAAAGGAGAACAATCAATGGGAATGCACAGTCCAAGATGACAGGCTGCTGCGATGAGATTAAGGAGCTCAAGCTGCAAGTGGCCAACCTTAGCAGAatgctgcaggagctgagcaaGAAGCAGGAAGGTGACTGGGTGAATGTGGTCATGCAGGTGATGGAGCTGGAAGGGAGCACCAAGCAGATGGAGTCCCGCCTCATTGATGCTGAGAGCAAATACTCCGAAATGAACAACCAGATAGATATCATGCAACTCCAGGCAGCTCAGACGGTCACACAAACTTCAGCTG ATGCTGTCTATGACTGCTCATCACTTTACCAGAGGAACTACCGAATCTCTGGTGTTTACAAGCTACCTCCTGATGAATTTTTGGGGAGTCCAGATCTGGAG GTGTTCTGTGACATGGAGACAGATGGAGGTGGCTGGACTATCATCCAAAGACGTAAAGTTGGTCTGACATCTTTCAATAGGGACTGGAAACAATACAGGGAAGGATTTGGCAATATTCGGGGAGATTTTTGGCTGGGAAATGAAAATATCTACCGACTTTCAAGACGCCCCACTGTTCTGCGGGTTGAGTTGGAG GACTGGGAAGGTAACATACGCTATGCACAATATAACCAATTCACCCTGAGCAACGAACTAAATAGCTATCGTCTTTTTGTGGGGAACTACACTGGCAACACAGGGCGTGACTCCCTAAGGTACCACAACAACACAGCCTTCAGCACGAAGGACAAGGACAATGACAAGTGCGTGGATGACTGTGCCCAGTTCCGTAAAG gtgGATATTGGTACAATTGCTGCACAGATTCCAATCTGAACGGGGTTTACTACCGCAAAGGAGAACATACCAAGAACATGGATGGCATCACCTGGTACGGATGGCATGGATCAACCTATTCATTGAAGAGAGTTGAGATGAAGATCCGGCCAGAGGATTTCAAACCGTAG